A genomic window from Bacillota bacterium includes:
- a CDS encoding shikimate kinase, whose product MGTGKTAVGRLLAARLGLDFIDTDREIVEATGLPIPEIFRRYGEKRFRAEERLVVQKVSERSRCVIATGGGVVLDPENMERLRRKGLIILLEAEPAVIARRVRHHSGRPLLKRGDDLIARIESLLEARAPFYENHDFKIDTSNLSLEQVVKAIISFLKKQGWEFKGETYDGNPAG is encoded by the coding sequence ATGGGGACGGGAAAAACGGCGGTGGGAAGGCTCCTTGCCGCCCGCTTAGGTCTGGATTTTATTGACACCGATCGGGAAATTGTAGAGGCAACCGGCCTTCCAATTCCTGAAATTTTCCGGAGGTACGGAGAGAAGCGTTTCCGCGCGGAAGAGCGCCTCGTGGTGCAGAAGGTCTCAGAGCGCAGCCGCTGTGTGATCGCGACCGGGGGCGGAGTTGTTTTGGACCCTGAAAACATGGAAAGACTGCGGAGAAAGGGTCTCATTATTCTTCTGGAGGCGGAGCCTGCGGTGATTGCCCGGCGTGTTCGCCACCACTCAGGGCGGCCTCTTTTAAAAAGGGGAGATGATTTAATTGCCCGGATCGAGAGTCTCCTGGAAGCACGGGCGCCTTTTTACGAAAACCACGATTTTAAAATCGATACTTCAAATCTCAGTTTGGAGCAGGTGGTCAAGGCCATCATTTCTTTTTTAAAAAAACAGGGATGGGAGTTCAAGGGGGAAACGTACGATGGGAACCCTGCAGGTTAA
- a CDS encoding 3-dehydroquinate synthase produces MGTLQVNLGARSYPILIGSSILPELGRYLVPLHLSPRIFVVTNEIVGGIYGKQVRDALAKAGFEVVYHELPDGEEYKSLDSASLLYTCALKGGVERQSALVALGGGVIGDLAGFVAATFLRGIPLVQVPTTLLAQVDSSVGGKVAVNHPKGKNMIGCFYQPLLVFTDVATLRTLPLRELRAGLAEVIKYGVIWDEGFFYFLEENLDRVLACDQEVLVEIIKQACAIKAKIVEKDERELGLRAILNFGHTVGHALETLTDYRVYRHGEAVSIGMVAAATLAVKKGVMDPGDRERLIALLERAGLPTRLPFDAGEILAILPRDKKVYHGKLRFVLPLGLGQVDIFSDLEPEEIRTALEECREKGRDGL; encoded by the coding sequence ATGGGAACCCTGCAGGTTAACCTGGGGGCGCGCAGCTATCCGATTTTGATAGGCTCTTCTATTCTGCCGGAACTGGGCCGGTATCTGGTCCCCCTGCACCTTTCTCCCCGCATCTTTGTGGTGACGAATGAGATCGTGGGTGGGATCTACGGAAAGCAGGTGCGTGATGCCCTTGCGAAAGCCGGTTTTGAAGTAGTCTATCACGAGCTGCCGGATGGGGAAGAATACAAATCGCTCGATTCTGCCTCCCTGCTTTACACCTGCGCCCTGAAGGGGGGCGTTGAGCGGCAGAGCGCCCTGGTCGCGCTGGGCGGCGGCGTAATCGGGGATCTGGCCGGGTTTGTGGCAGCTACATTCTTGCGCGGCATTCCGCTCGTTCAGGTGCCGACAACTTTGCTGGCTCAGGTTGACAGTTCGGTAGGAGGAAAGGTTGCCGTCAACCACCCGAAGGGAAAAAATATGATCGGCTGTTTTTATCAGCCCCTCCTGGTTTTCACCGATGTCGCCACCTTGCGAACCCTTCCCCTGCGGGAATTGCGGGCGGGGCTGGCAGAGGTGATCAAGTACGGTGTCATTTGGGATGAAGGATTTTTTTACTTTCTGGAGGAAAATCTGGATCGGGTCTTAGCCTGCGACCAGGAGGTTTTGGTTGAAATTATCAAGCAGGCATGTGCAATCAAGGCGAAGATCGTTGAAAAAGACGAAAGGGAATTGGGGCTGCGGGCTATCTTGAATTTCGGCCACACCGTAGGGCATGCCCTGGAAACCCTGACCGACTACCGTGTCTACCGGCATGGTGAGGCCGTGAGCATCGGAATGGTTGCTGCGGCAACCCTGGCGGTAAAAAAGGGCGTTATGGATCCGGGTGACCGGGAGCGCCTCATCGCCCTTTTAGAGCGGGCAGGGCTGCCGACGCGCCTTCCTTTTGACGCCGGGGAAATTCTTGCAATCTTGCCCCGGGACAAAAAGGTATACCACGGAAAGCTGCGCTTTGTCCTTCCTCTTGGCCTGGGTCAGGTGGATATCTTTTCGGATCTTGAGCCGGAAGAAATCAGGACTGCCCTCGAGGAATGCCGTGAAAAAGGAAGGGATGGATTGTGA
- a CDS encoding type IV pilus twitching motility protein PilT has product MSQPDGLELLRLTARRGASDLHLTVGIPPVLRLNGYLVPLEFPPLTVPDTEKIARSLLTEEQWKRFISEGEIDLAYSLPGVSRFRVNAYRQRGSCALAIRVVPTRVPTFEELGLPEVVKSLARRPKGLILVTGPTGSGKTTTLAAMIDLINNERHCHIITLEDPIEYIHQHRKSIVNQREIGADTASFASGLRAALRQDPDVILVGEMRDLETIATAITAAETGHLVLSTLHTVDATQTVDRIIDVFPPHQQQQIRIQLAATLQGVIAQQLLPRADGKGRVLALELMVATPAVKNLIREGKTHQLISTIQTGGKYGMQTLESSLRRLCESGLITREDMMAHLPDINTYQRGLHTYT; this is encoded by the coding sequence GTGAGTCAGCCGGATGGCCTGGAACTGCTGCGCCTCACCGCGCGCCGGGGGGCCTCTGATTTGCATTTGACTGTAGGGATTCCTCCCGTCCTTCGCCTCAACGGCTATCTTGTTCCCCTGGAATTCCCCCCGCTCACCGTGCCGGATACGGAAAAGATTGCGCGCTCCCTTTTAACCGAGGAGCAGTGGAAGCGCTTCATCAGCGAAGGAGAAATCGATCTCGCCTATTCTCTGCCCGGGGTGAGCCGCTTCCGCGTTAATGCTTACAGGCAGCGGGGATCCTGCGCCCTTGCAATCCGGGTTGTCCCCACAAGGGTTCCCACTTTTGAGGAACTGGGCTTGCCGGAGGTTGTTAAAAGCCTGGCGCGGCGCCCGAAGGGATTGATCCTGGTGACCGGACCAACGGGGAGCGGAAAAACGACAACTCTTGCTGCCATGATCGATTTGATAAACAACGAGCGCCATTGCCACATCATTACCCTCGAGGACCCCATTGAATACATCCACCAGCACCGGAAGAGCATCGTGAACCAGCGGGAAATTGGAGCAGATACGGCATCCTTCGCCAGCGGCCTCCGTGCAGCCCTGCGCCAGGATCCGGACGTGATCCTTGTTGGGGAAATGAGGGATCTGGAAACCATTGCCACCGCCATTACTGCTGCCGAGACCGGGCACCTGGTTCTTTCCACCCTTCACACCGTTGATGCCACCCAGACCGTAGACCGGATCATCGATGTTTTCCCTCCCCACCAGCAGCAGCAGATTCGCATCCAGCTTGCGGCGACTTTACAAGGGGTCATCGCCCAGCAGCTGCTTCCCCGTGCCGACGGGAAGGGGCGCGTGCTCGCCCTGGAGCTCATGGTCGCCACTCCCGCGGTGAAAAATCTGATCCGGGAGGGAAAGACCCACCAGCTGATCTCCACCATCCAGACGGGAGGGAAGTACGGGATGCAGACCCTCGAGAGTTCCCTGCGCCGTCTTTGCGAATCAGGTCTCATTACCAGGGAAGACATGATGGCCCATCTGCCGGATATCAATACCTACCAGAGGGGTCTCCATACCTATACCTGA